Sequence from the Thermocaproicibacter melissae genome:
GGTAACCCGGCGTCACATACATAACGCTGTTGATTCCTTTTTTGCGCAGTTCACTCAGAACTTGCGCGTTTGACACGCTGATCGGTTCCTGGTCGCCAGCAGAAACAAACAGCAGGTCAAACTGACGATTGAATTTCTCGGGGTCTGCAAAAAGCGGCGTGTAGTCATAGTTTTCATCTTTCACAATGAAAACGGCGCTGAAAATTCCGAGCGAAGCGAAATACTCCGGATGATGGAACACGGCGTATTGCGTCTGGAACCCACCCATAGAGAGTCCCGCCATGGCGCGGCTGTGACGATCGGCAATGGTGCGGTATTTCTTATCAATGAACGGAATGCAGTCCTTAACCAGAACCTGGTCAAGAAGGCCGATTGCAGGGTCATACTCGTAGTTCGGCGATTCGGCATAGCCGTTGTTCATGACGATAATCATTTCTTTGCACTGGCCGGACGCAAGCAAATTGTCCATTATGTAGTTGACCTTGCCCTGCCATATCCAGCCGGTCTCACTTTCGCCGCCACCGTGCTGCAGATAAAGCACCGGGTAGCGCTTTTCGGGGTGGCTCTCATAGCCCGGAGGCGTATAAACATAGCAGCAACGGGTCCTTCCGGTAACCGTAGATTCATAATAATCCAACCGTATTGTTCCGTGGGGAACATCCTGAAGAAGGTAAAAATCCGAATGAATCTCCGGCATTTCAAAGAAATTGATTGCGCGGAAACATCCGTAGCCAAGCGGCGCAAGGTCGTTGCAGGCGCGGTTTCCGTCTACGTAGTATTCATGGTAATGAAAGCCCGGGCCGATGCCGGAGATGGTGACCGTCCAATCGCCGTTGCCGCATGGCTTCATGTCGTAGCGCTGGTTGCCCATCGTTCCGCCGATGCCCGCAACCTGAACGCTTTTCGCATTCGGAGCATGATAATAGAAAACGGCGTCGCCGTTCGGCTTAACTTCTACTCCGGGATGCTTCTTTACATATTTGCCCATGGGCCTGCCAGCTTCGTCGCTTGCAAAAACGAGGTCGCGGTCTACGGGATCAAAGAAAAGCGCATGCTCATGGAGTGCCTGATTCTCGATGATTTCTTTTTTCATATTCATATTGCCTCGCGCATCCTTTCCGTCTCATGATTCCGCAAACAAAAGCGGCAGGAAATTAAGCAGGCTATAACGCCATGTATCCCAGCAATGGTGGCCGGGGTGATGGTACGGCGTTACATGAGCTCCAGCCTTCCGCATCTTTTCCAACTGCTCCATGGTTTGCTGACAGAACGGTTCTTGCTCGCCGGCAGAAACGAAAAAGACGCGGAACGTGCTGTTGATTTTCTCCGGATCGTTGAAAAAGTCCGTATAGTCATACTCAGGGCGCGTAATCGGAAGACCACCGCTGAATATGCCGAGAGAAGCAAACAGGTCAGTATGGCGCATTGCGGTGTAGAAAGCCTGCGTGGAACCGAGGGAAAGTCCGGCAATGGCACGGTTTTCACGTCCCGGAAGCACACGGTATTTCGATTCGATGAAT
This genomic interval carries:
- a CDS encoding alpha/beta hydrolase-fold protein gives rise to the protein MNMKKEIIENQALHEHALFFDPVDRDLVFASDEAGRPMGKYVKKHPGVEVKPNGDAVFYYHAPNAKSVQVAGIGGTMGNQRYDMKPCGNGDWTVTISGIGPGFHYHEYYVDGNRACNDLAPLGYGCFRAINFFEMPEIHSDFYLLQDVPHGTIRLDYYESTVTGRTRCCYVYTPPGYESHPEKRYPVLYLQHGGGESETGWIWQGKVNYIMDNLLASGQCKEMIIVMNNGYAESPNYEYDPAIGLLDQVLVKDCIPFIDKKYRTIADRHSRAMAGLSMGGFQTQYAVFHHPEYFASLGIFSAVFIVKDENYDYTPLFADPEKFNRQFDLLFVSAGDQEPISVSNAQVLSELRKKGINSVMYVTPGYHEWQVWRYSCCEFLKRVFQ